TTTCACCCCGATCGTGGACGACCCCTACGACTACGGGGCGATCGCCGCGGCCAACTCCATGAGCGACGTCTATGCCATGGGGGGGGAGGTCATCCTCGCGCTCAACATCTGCGGCTTCCCCTGCGGCCTCGAGCCGGAGGTGATCACCGGGGTCCTGCGCGGGGGTGCGGAAAAAGTGCGCGAGGCGGGCGGGGTGATCGCCGGCGGCCACACCGTCGACGACCGCGAACCGAAATACGGGCTCTCGGTGCTCGGGCGGGTCCACCCGGAGCGCTTCTGGACCAAGGCGGCCGCCCGGCCGGGCGATGTCCTCGTCCTGACCAAGCCGCTGGGGGTGGGCATCATCACCACCGCCGGCAAGGCCGACGCGGCCGACCCCGCGCATGTCGCCGGTGCGGTGGAGAGCATGAAGAAGCTCAACCGCGGGGCCGCCCGGCTGCTCATGGAGACCGGGATTCGCGCGGCCACCGACATCACCGGCTTCGCCCTGCTCGGGCACGGATCGGAAATGGCCGAAAAGAGCGGCGTGCGGCTCCGGTTTTCGCTCGAACACCTCCCCTTCCTGCCCGGGGCGCGGGAGTACGCCGCGGAGTGGCTCTTCCCGGGCGGCTCGGGCCGGAACCGGAAATGCTACGGCGGCGGGGTGGACTTCACCCCCGGCGTCCCGGAAGAGATGCGCGAACTCCTCTTCACCCCGGAAACCTCCGGGGGCCTGCTCGCGGCCGTCCCCCCCGACCGGATCGAGCGGGCGCGGGCGCTCTTCGCCGCGGCCCGGCACCCCTTCTGGATCGTCGGGGAGGTCGGGGAAGGCTCCGGCATCGAGATCGGGGTGTAGCTACCGGGGACCGAGCGCCGCACGGCAGAGCGCCGTCAGGGACTCGAGGGTTTTCTGAAGCCTGGGGGATAGGGGGGCCAGCTCCTCGCTCGAGCGGATGCCGATCCCGAGAAAGTGGACCCCGAGGCCCGGGACCTCGTTTTTCCAGAAGGAGAAGAGGAGAGAGAGCGGCACGGAGTGGGCCGTGTGGCAGACCGAATCGAGCCGTTCGGCCGGGTAGAGGGCCCACTCCCCTTCGGGGAGGGCCTCGTCGAAGACGGCGTCGGCCACGAGCACCGTCCCGCCCGACTCCTCGCGCACCCACCGGAGCGCGTTCTCGATGGAGACCCCGACCGCGCGGGCGCGGAATCCGTCCCCGCTTTCCGGCTCGAGCGCCTCGGCCAGGGCGTGGCCGATCGCGTCGTCCCCCCGCAGGGGGTTCCCCATCCCCAGGAGGAGGAGCGGGCGGACGCGCAGGATGTCGGAAAGCGCGGCACCTCTCATGAAGACGGGCGCCCCGGCTATTCCATCTCCAGGCGCAGGGCGTCCCGGGTGAAGTTCGCCATTTCGTACTCCTCGTCGAGGTAGATGGCGTCCTTGGGGCAGACATCGGCGCAGCGGGCGCAGTGCACGCAGCGGTCGAGGTAGAGGATCATCTTGAACTTCTTACCGGCGTTCTTCGTCCCCGGTTCCGGAGGCGGCGCGTTGGGGTCGGGGGGGATCTGCACGATCTCGATCGCCTCCGCCGTGCAGTCGCGCACGCACGCCTTGCACCCGACGCAGAGGCCCGGCCGCAGGCGCGGGGTGCCCCGGAATCCCGGCGGGACCGGCGTCTTGACAAAAGGATATTCGCGGGTGGCCGGGGCGTTCCCCAGGTTCCCCAGAAGTTCGGGAATGAAGATGCCTGCCTTCAACATGCTATAAAACTCCGTTTCCTTTGAGGATGAGCACGACCAGGAGCTGGACCAGGCTCGCGGGCGCGAGGTACTTCCAGCTGAAGGTCACGATCTGGTCGATGCGGATCCGGGCGAAGGAGGCGCGGATCACGCTGAGCAGAAACACGACGATCGAAGTCTTGACCAGCAGCCACAGCCCGCCGATCCAGAGCCCCCCGGGGAACCCGCCCAGAAAGAGGGCGGCGATGAAGGCCGACCCCACCAGCATGAGGATGTCCTTCTGGATGCGGAACATCGCCAGTTTTTTCCCGCTGTACTCGGTGAGCGGCCCGCCCACCACTTCCGTTTCCGCCTCGGGGATGTCGAAGGGCACCCGCTCCAGCTTCGCCTGCAGCGTCAGGAGCGCCACCAGGAAGGCCAGGAGCTGGATCCCGATCACCCACCAGGAGCCGCTGGTCCAGGGGTAGACCGCGATCGTCCGGATCTGCCAGCTCCCGGCGACCACGGCCGGGGTCAGCAGGGCCAGGAAGAAGGGGACCTCGTAGGCGAACAGCTGCGTCAGCACCCGCGTCGCACCGATCAGGCTGTAGGGACTGACCGAAAACCACCCGGCCAGAAAGAGCACCAGCGAGGGGAGGGAGAGCAGGTACAGCACCACGATCAGGTCCCCCTCGAAGGAGTTGTAGGGGGTGAAGAGCCAGACCGGCAGGTAGAGCCCGGCGGTGACCACGGCCGCCAGCCCCAGGATCGGCATGAGGCTGAACATGAAGCGGTCGGCCCGGGCCGGCACGATATCCTCCTTGAAGAAGAGCTTCAGGATATCGGCCACCGGCTGAAGCAGCCCGGCGTAGCCCGTGTAGAGCGGCCCCCGGCGGTTCTGCATGCGCGCGTAGAATTTCCGGTCCATCCACTCCAGGTAGGTCGAAAAGACGAACTGGAAGAGAAAACCGGGGAACACCAGGATATAGAGCAGCGGTTTGACGACGTCCATCCGATCCCCCATGAATCAGAAACGAATTCCCTTGTTCTTGCCGTACCATTCGATGCCGCGGCGGCGCAGATCCTCCCACGTCGTCACCTGGACCCCCTTCTTCCGGTCGCGCAGCACGATGGCCATGCGGTCGGTGCAGGAAAAGCAGGGATCGATCGAGGCGATGGCGATCGGGATGTCGGCGACATAGGCGCCGATCACCGATTCCGTGGCAGCCTCCAGGTTCGCCAGCGTGGGGGCGCGCACCCGCACCCTCTCCGGCTTGTCGGTGCCGTTGCTGCGGACGAAGTGGACGTCCTCGCCGCGGGGCGCCTCGTAGCGGCTCAACGCGGCCCCCTCGGGAACCCGGCGCGACACCTTGGCCAGGGCGATCTCCCCCTCGGGCATGGTATCGAGCAGCTGCTCGATGATGTTGCACGACTCGATCATCTCGTAAACGCGCACGATGACGCGCCCCATGATGTCGCAGAGGTCGGAGGTGACCAGCTTGAAGTCCATTTCGGCGTAGCAGGCGTACGGGTCGTTCTTCCGGACGTCGGTCGCCACGTTGCTCGCCCGGGCGAACGGCCCCACGGCGCACATCTCCGCCGCCCGCTCGGCCGACAGGGTGCCCACCCCCTGGATCCGGGCGACGAAGCTCGGCTCGTTGGTGCCGATCTTGGCGTAGTAATCGAGCCGCTGCCGGAGCGTCTTCAGGATGCCCAGGATCTCCTTGCGCTGCGCGTCGGTGATGTCGCGCCGCACCCCGCCGATGGTGTTGATGGCGTAGTTGACCCGGTTCCCGCTGATCTTCTCCAGGATGTCCATGACCAGCTCGCGGTCGCGCCAGACCAGCATGAAGAGGGAGTCGAAACCGACCTCGTGGGCGGCGACCCCGAGCCAGAGGAGGTGGCTGTGGAGCCTCTCCAGCTCGCAGTCCACCATGCGCAGGTAGAGCCCCCGTTTGGGGACCTCGAGCTTCATGATCTCCTCGACCGCCTGGACGAAGGCGGTGGTGTGCGAATGCGAACAGATGCCGCACACCCGCTCCAGGAGGTACATGGCCTGGTAATAGTTCCGGGCCTCGCACCCTTTCTCGATCCCCCGGTGGTTGTATCCGAAATTCATCCGGGCGCCGACGATCTCCTCGCCCTGGATGTCGAAATCGAATTTCGCCGGCTCCTTGAGGAACGGGTGCTGCGGACCTACGGGTAAACGAAAGACCGATTCTTCCATGCTATGCTCCCTCCTGTGCAGCTTCTTCCTCCGGGCGGGGAATCTGCACGTCCTTGCGCAAGGGGTAGACGCCCTCGGGCCAGTCCTCGGGGACCGCCTGGCGCCGCAGGTCCGGGTGCCCGACCGGAACGATGCCGAGCAGGTCCTTCATCTCCCGCTCGTACACCGCCGCCCCCGGGATGCGCCCGGCCAGCGAGGGGACCTCGGGCTTGTCGTGGTCCAGGCGGACCTGCAGGATGATCACCCGCTCGCCGGTAAAGACGTAATTCGCCTGGAAGGCGTCCCGCAGGTCCTCGCCGACGATGACGGCCAGCTGCCTGAGCGAAAAACGCTCCCACAGGGTGCCGACCGCGGGGATCAGCTGCTCGGGGGTCAGGGTGACCCACAGCCTCCCCTTCGCGCCCGCCGTTACCGTGGAATCGGGGAACGCCTCCCTCACCCTGGATTCGTAATCGTCTGTCATGGACATCTCCTCCCTTTACGCCGATTTAGTCTGCAGGCTGCCGAGCAGCTTGGCCACGCCGTCGATGA
This genomic interval from Acidobacteriota bacterium contains the following:
- the selD gene encoding selenide, water dikinase SelD, with the translated sequence MSPGNPEEPIRLTQLTTAAGUAAKMGPETLAQVLRPLAGIFLAKDHPDLLVGLDISDDAAVYKISDELALIQTLDFFTPIVDDPYDYGAIAAANSMSDVYAMGGEVILALNICGFPCGLEPEVITGVLRGGAEKVREAGGVIAGGHTVDDREPKYGLSVLGRVHPERFWTKAAARPGDVLVLTKPLGVGIITTAGKADAADPAHVAGAVESMKKLNRGAARLLMETGIRAATDITGFALLGHGSEMAEKSGVRLRFSLEHLPFLPGAREYAAEWLFPGGSGRNRKCYGGGVDFTPGVPEEMRELLFTPETSGGLLAAVPPDRIERARALFAAARHPFWIVGEVGEGSGIEIGV
- a CDS encoding hydrogenase maturation protease, which produces MRGAALSDILRVRPLLLLGMGNPLRGDDAIGHALAEALEPESGDGFRARAVGVSIENALRWVREESGGTVLVADAVFDEALPEGEWALYPAERLDSVCHTAHSVPLSLLFSFWKNEVPGLGVHFLGIGIRSSEELAPLSPRLQKTLESLTALCRAALGPR
- a CDS encoding 4Fe-4S dicluster domain-containing protein; translated protein: MLKAGIFIPELLGNLGNAPATREYPFVKTPVPPGFRGTPRLRPGLCVGCKACVRDCTAEAIEIVQIPPDPNAPPPEPGTKNAGKKFKMILYLDRCVHCARCADVCPKDAIYLDEEYEMANFTRDALRLEME
- a CDS encoding NADH-quinone oxidoreductase subunit H; the encoded protein is MDVVKPLLYILVFPGFLFQFVFSTYLEWMDRKFYARMQNRRGPLYTGYAGLLQPVADILKLFFKEDIVPARADRFMFSLMPILGLAAVVTAGLYLPVWLFTPYNSFEGDLIVVLYLLSLPSLVLFLAGWFSVSPYSLIGATRVLTQLFAYEVPFFLALLTPAVVAGSWQIRTIAVYPWTSGSWWVIGIQLLAFLVALLTLQAKLERVPFDIPEAETEVVGGPLTEYSGKKLAMFRIQKDILMLVGSAFIAALFLGGFPGGLWIGGLWLLVKTSIVVFLLSVIRASFARIRIDQIVTFSWKYLAPASLVQLLVVLILKGNGVL
- a CDS encoding NADH dehydrogenase subunit is translated as MEESVFRLPVGPQHPFLKEPAKFDFDIQGEEIVGARMNFGYNHRGIEKGCEARNYYQAMYLLERVCGICSHSHTTAFVQAVEEIMKLEVPKRGLYLRMVDCELERLHSHLLWLGVAAHEVGFDSLFMLVWRDRELVMDILEKISGNRVNYAINTIGGVRRDITDAQRKEILGILKTLRQRLDYYAKIGTNEPSFVARIQGVGTLSAERAAEMCAVGPFARASNVATDVRKNDPYACYAEMDFKLVTSDLCDIMGRVIVRVYEMIESCNIIEQLLDTMPEGEIALAKVSRRVPEGAALSRYEAPRGEDVHFVRSNGTDKPERVRVRAPTLANLEAATESVIGAYVADIPIAIASIDPCFSCTDRMAIVLRDRKKGVQVTTWEDLRRRGIEWYGKNKGIRF